The genomic segment CACCCAGAATGGCCGGACCCGCACAAATGAATTTTCGAGAAGGATCGTTCTTGCCATGAGAACACTCGACCTGGACTCGCTGGAGATCTTCCGCACCGTCGCGCAGGAGGGCGGCATCATCCGCGCCGCCGGAAAACTGGGGCGGGTGCAGTCCAACGTCACCACACGGATCAAGCAGCTGGAGCAAAGGCTCGGGCTTGCTCTCTTCCGGCGCCAGGGCCGCTCCATCGTGCTGTCGCCCGAGGGCGAGTTGCTGCTCTCGTACGCGCAGCGCCTGTTCCGCCTGGCCGACGAGGCCGAAGGCGAATTGCGAACCGGCAAACCCATGGGCGCGCTGCGCATCGGTTCGCTGGAGAGCACGGCCGGCAGCCGCCTCGGGCCGCTGCTCTCGAAATACCATCGCCTTCATCCGGGCGTCGTGGTGGAACTGGCCACCGGCACCACTGGCGCCTTGGTGCAGCGGGTCACGAATTTCGAGCTGGAAGCGGCGTTCGTGTCCGAGCCCTTCACCGCGCCGGGCCTTTCGACGATGAAGGTGTTCGATGAAGAGCTGGTGCTGATCACCGGCAAGGACGTGCCGGCGGTCCGGCGCGCAGCCGATCTGGAAGGCCGGACGCTGATCGCTTTCGCGAACGGATGCTCGTACCGCAAGCGGCTGGAGGAGTGGCTCGGCGCATCGGCGGTGATGCCGGCGCGCACGCTCGAGTTCGCTTCGTACCAGGCCATGATCGCCTGCGTGGCCGCGGGCACCGGATTCGCGGTCGTGCCGCGATCGCTGCTGCTCGCGTTGCGCTCGGCGGGTGACGTGCGGCAGCACGGGTTGCCCGCGCGCGTGCGTCGCAACCGGACGCACCTGGTGTGGAACGGCGCCGCGTCGACGGCGCTGCTGCGTCTTCAGGCGCTGCTGACGGCGCCCTGAACCAGGCCGGCGACGCGCTCGGGTCGTACGTCGCGCAGGCAGCGGTGGTGGCCCAGGGGACACTCGCGCGCGAAGCAGGGCGCGCAGTCCAGCGGCGGCTGGTAGCCCGGGTCGTCCTTCAACCAGACCACGCGCGCCGCGTCGTTGAGCGGTGGCGTGTGGAGCGGACTCGAGGAGCCGAACAAGGCGACCTGCGGCACACCAAAGGCGGCCGCGACGTGCATCAGGCCGGAGTCGTTGCTGACCACCGCGCGCGCGGCCGCGATCAGCGCGAAGGCTTGCGCGAGCGACGTGTGGCCGGCGAGGTTGCGGCAGTTCGGCGCGGCCGCGGCAATGGCCTCGCAGACGGGAGTGTCCTTGCCGGACCCGAGCAGCAACACCGGCTGCTGCAACGACGCAGCCAGGGCCGCGTAATGCTCGACC from the Ramlibacter henchirensis genome contains:
- a CDS encoding LysR family transcriptional regulator codes for the protein MRTLDLDSLEIFRTVAQEGGIIRAAGKLGRVQSNVTTRIKQLEQRLGLALFRRQGRSIVLSPEGELLLSYAQRLFRLADEAEGELRTGKPMGALRIGSLESTAGSRLGPLLSKYHRLHPGVVVELATGTTGALVQRVTNFELEAAFVSEPFTAPGLSTMKVFDEELVLITGKDVPAVRRAADLEGRTLIAFANGCSYRKRLEEWLGASAVMPARTLEFASYQAMIACVAAGTGFAVVPRSLLLALRSAGDVRQHGLPARVRRNRTHLVWNGAASTALLRLQALLTAP